Below is a genomic region from Brassica oleracea var. oleracea cultivar TO1000 chromosome C9, BOL, whole genome shotgun sequence.
CATTTCGTTATTTTGTTTTGACCTGAGATTTAGAAAATGTTTAAGATTTAAAATTATTAAAGAGATACATACTTAGTTTAAGATTCACGCCTTGTGCAGAATAACTATTTTATATTTATTACTTATTTATGTTTTTCTGCATATTATGAAATAATAATTATATATTAAATAACTAAGAAATCAGTTACTATTATGTAATAAATTGATGTGCACATATAAATCAAACGACCGCTCTTGTTTATTCGCAATAATTTTAGAATAAATAAATCAAAACAATCAATCTTATTTATCATATATGATATATAATTAAATTTAAATGATATTAATATAGATATATAGTATACTTTTAATATGAATATTTATTAAATGGGGTTTCTACTCATATAATTTTATGGTTATTTGCATATTTATGTAACAAAATTTTACACCAACGATTTTTTTTAATGTAGAATGTTAGTGGTTTCAATAATTTATAACATTAAAAAAAAAACAATGAAGATTTCAAAATTAAAATAATAACTTTTCAATATATGTTCAACGCAGATATCAAAATATAAATATGTATTTTCATATGATGTATACTTTAATTTAAACGATATGAAATATATATATATATATTAACATAAACACCTATTAAAATAAAATTATCTATTCGTATGATTTTATAATCATTGTATCTTACTATAGAAAAAAATTCAAACCTTGATCACAAATGTTTATGTTATATTTTTAACAGTTTTAGTAATTTATACTCGTTTTTGAAAAATTCAAAATCACCTGCATCCGCCACTGCACGTAAAGCAAAAGAGTTACGATACGATCACTCACTCATCAAGCACTCGACACTTAAACCCCACACATATCACGAGATTCTGATTCAATGGCTACGTCCTCCCCAAGATTTACCTCTGCTTCCAAAAGTATCCAAGAGGTAATTTCCTATATCTTCAGGGGTATATCTGGCATTAAACGTATTTCTTCCCAAACCGAACCGGTTTATCTCGTAGAACTCGGTACAAACCAGCATGAGTTTCTGACTCAACAAGATTTTAGTCTGGTCCCTAAGTTTCGGGTCGGGTATCACCCACGATATCTGTTTCCGGTACGCTAGCGAACAACTCTTTAGCTATCTCCGGCGTAATCTCCTCCGCCGGATTCTCCGGTAACGACGTCAGCACTTTCCCCCACGCGAGCTTCTCGAACTTCTCCGCGTACTGATTCACATTCGCCTCGTGCTTTCACCACCCAATATTCAAGCTGAGTAAATGAAAAAGGAAAAATGAAAGGACCCATAGATATCCCATGGGCTTGATACATCCTGTTTTATTTTCTTCGTTTGTTCATCTTTTCTTCCCGCTTTACGGAGACAATATAAGCCAGAAGGAGGTAAAGTCATAAAGAGAAACGAAAAAGATAACAACTAAAAGAAACCAAGTGAAACACACAGCAGTAAGAATCCACCAGTGAAGTGTCACATTTCAATATTTCATGATCTCCATTCCTAATAAATTTTCTTTATTTTGTTATCAAGGGAGTTCCAGATGGAATCTCAATTAATTTTCCAAAATCAGAAATCCAAGTTTTCGTCACTATTAATTTAAATTAACTGCATTACCTAGAAACATAAATCAAGCACTTGTTGTCAATTGAAATAATTGAATCAAGCTACTTCTACTTATAGAATTTTCTCATGTAGTAAGTGTTCTGAATTCTGAAATTAATACTTCGCTTTATTTTGTTACTAATTTGTGCGCACTGAAGTTGATACTTGGCTAAAGTCCTTTCGATGCTATTAGGAAAGTCTTGGGGTGAACCACTTTTTGTTCGTTAGAAATTAGGAAATATTTTACCACCAACTAGGTAATAAACCGCGCTTTGCACGGAATGTGATTATTAGTTTCGTTATTTTTAATAAAAACACATTAAATCTGTTTAATCTGGATATCGGTTCGTTTTAAGTTATTTTTTGGTTTTTAATCTCATAAAATATAACTATTATTTTAAATTAATATTTATTTTGGTTTATTCGGTTAGAATGTTTGATTTTTTAGTTTTTTTCGGTAAAAACCAAAATTTTTTTTTTTTTTTCATGTTATGAATTTTAGAAAGTTGTCATATCGAACCAATGGTTTCATATCATAGTTTGTAAACGGATAATAGTTCAAGAAAAAGAAAAGAAAATTATTAAGATAAATCATTTCACTACAATTTGGTCAGTAGTGAAAGAAGCACTAAGAAAAAAATATTTCAACTTCAAAAAAAAAGATACTTCAGTTATGGTAAATACTTAGTCACAAGGTGCTCATCAAGGTGAACCAATGGTTTGTAAATACTTAGTCACAATTTTTATTTTCATGTTATGAATTTTAGATAGTTGTCATATCGAACCAATGGTTTCATATCATAGTTTGTAAACGGATAATAGTTCAAGAAAAAGAAAAAAAAATTATTAAGACAAATCATTTCACTACAATTTGGTCAGTAGTGAAAGAAGCACTAAGAAAAAAATATTTCAACTTCCAAAAAAAAAGATACTTCAGTTATGGTAAATACTTAGTCACAAGGTGCTCACATCAAAGTGCACATGTATGTGTACGTAAAAGTATATAAAAATAGTTGACAAATATATAAAGATATTGTTAATTAATATTAAATGACATTTTTGTTCAAAATAATACATGAAAGATAAAATTAAAATTAATTAAAAATTAAAACGGCCTTGATATTAGTGAATTTTTTTCATATAAAGAAAAATAAATTGTATCGGTAAATAAAGGTGGGCACATATCAAATATCCGGGTATTTGGAGGTATTCATGTCGATTCAATCTTTAGCCACATGGATAGTCGATGACTCTGATATCCGAAATGATTTAGAATTNNNNNNNNNNNNNNNNNNNNNNNNNNNNNNNNNNNNNNNNNNNNNNNNNNNNNNNNNNNNAAAAATAAAAATAAAATATTATTTAACTTTTTTAAATTTTAATACCTAATATAATAAATTTAATTCATAAAAATATTGTAAAACTTATATAAACTATAATATATATAACATATATATATATATATATATATATAATTCTGTACATATATGTATATATATGCATATAACAGATCGAATTCGATATCCGTTCTTAATAATATTGGTATTTCTGATTTGCTTTTTTTTATATTGTATTTTAGAATTTGATTTGCTTCGTAGAGTTACGGATATCCATATTTTTTTTGTTCAAATCAAAACGGATAACGAATCAAATCAAAATTTATAAATATTTTGCCCAACTTTATCCGTAAACAATAAAAATAATATATATATATATATTTATATATATATATATATATATAGTTTAGCTTTTGATTCGTTATTTGTTTTGATTCGAACCGAAAAATCCAAAGTTTTATTAGAACCATGCATGTGAGTTTTATATTAAAAATATGAAATATATAGTGTGAACACATTCATAAATATAGTGTGAACGCGTTAACATATTTATTATCAAATCATTGTGATGTTGCCACGTGTCTATTATAGTGTGAATGCATTTATTACAATGTTTCTTTTTAATATATAAGGGATTTTCTAAACTTAGTTGATCATAAAACGATCAAGATAAACACGTAGTGTATAGCAAAATTATGTTAAAATTAAATATATTCGAAACGTGTAAGATATTAGAACAAACTGATAATGCAAATCGTACGTACTACTAAGTTTCCAGTAGTATTAGAGCACCCTCATAAAAAAAATGGAGAATTCTCAGTAGAGTTCTAAATAATTTATTGCATACTAAATATATTAATATGTATATATATGCATGGATTCATAATTTACTTAGAATTTGGTTGTTAACTCTGCAGTCTGCAATAAACATGTTTAGAGCATATCCAAACTTTTAGGCACTAAATCAAATGATCGGTTTTCATAAACCATTTTACAAGGAGATATTTATCAAACATCAAATAGGCTAGCAATCAACCAGTGATGTCTTTTACTTTCTTTAGTTGTGGTGGGGTTGCCAGTTTGTCTTTCTGCGGTCTAGAATAGACATAAGGTTCTTTGTGAAATAAAGTAATATAAAGTACCGTTTTGTGTTCAAAAAAAAAAAGTACCGTTATTAACGCCGATACAGATTATATTTTAAACACATGCCATATAACAAGGAGATTAGATCTCTTTACGTTTGTTTAGAATTGTAACGTGAGGTCACGTATCCCAAAAGTCGCCTAATAAAATTCATTCATTAACGAGTGCATACGATAAGATAGCGATTGTTCTCAACCAATCTGGTTTGTTTAAAATGTATAGTAGTAGTACTTCTTAGTATCTTGTATTCGTTTTTTTTTCTGAACAAAAAAATATCTTGTATTCGTTATGCAATTGAATTTGCCTTTGAATTTTGTTTTTATACTCTCTTTTATTGTCTCGTAACTAGGTCTGGACATTTCGGGGATCGGTTCGATTCGATTCGAATATTTCAGGTTTCGGGTAATTCGGGTAAGAGGCTAGAGTATCCATTTTGATGTGCCCCGGATCGAGCTGGTCGAGCTAAATCAAAGTGGCACTATCTTGAATGATCTGAATACTCAAGTGAGCTGGACTGACACTGGATGAGCTGAGCATAACTGACACTCACTTGGACAAGCTGAGCAAGCAGGTTCGATCTTCCGAGCTGGTTCGACCATCCGAGAAGCTGGAAATGGCTAACCTTCTTTCTTCAGTTATGTCAAAGGTGATTATTCATGTTCTAAATGTCCAAAAAAGTCTTGGGTTTAATGGTTTTCAAAAAGATTCAAAAACAGACTTGTTCGGGTCAAATGGAGAAACCTAAAAAATATTGGTTAAGGGAAAAGATAGATTTCGACCAGGCCTCAAAGAGACATGTCTTGGCCATATCAGGAGCATAGTCTTCACTTTTCGAAGTCCTAGTCGTGGCTATATCAAGAGGCAGTCCAAGTTTCAGTCAAATACTTTATTTAGTCAAGTCTTTGTTTTCGGTTTTTTATGTCTTGTTTTTAGCACATTCTTCTTTGGATCTCTACAACTTGTAATCCTATAAATAAGGTCTAAAAGCCACGAAATAAAGTAATCGATTTTTGTCTGAATTTTCGGAGTTAAAACTTTTTGTTCTTTGTAAGAACTTGTCTTGTTTCTTGGTGAGTCATATCCAAGTAAACACTTCCTCAAATCGTTGGACTTGTGAGTCATATCAAGCAACGACGAGAGATCCTTCACTTGGTGGTCTTGTGAGTCATATCAAGCACCATTTGGAGTCAGAAATATCGGAGGCTTTCCGCAACCTTCGTGCGACCCTTCAATCCATTCAGTTCTCCTTCCGGAGTTCATATCCAAACCGTACCAGTAAGAGTGATCCGTTCCTAGGGTCCTTCACATTTACTACTTGACCTACTTTCGGTTCGGTTCGGTTCGGATAGTTTCGGGTTCGGTTCGGATAGTAAAACTAGGAACCTCAAAATACCCGAAAAATATTCGGTTTTCATTTGGTTCGGGTTTGGGTTCGGATAGTTCGGGTAGTTCAGATAAAATATTGGTTATTTAGGGTAAAATATCAAATAATTAGGATGATTTAGATAAGAATTTCAGATATTTCGGATAAAACTATCTGAAAGTTTCGGATACTTTCAGGTAGTTCGGATACTTTATAATAATTTAGTTATCTTGAACTATTTTCGGATACTTTTAACCGATCTTTAAATTAAAAATATATATTTAGTTATATTATATGTATATATAATTAATATTTTTATATATTCGGGTACCCATTCGATTCTCGGTTCGGTTCCGGTTTGGTTCGGTTATTTCGGATATAGAAATATATGAACCATTCGGGGTTTTGAGGGTTCTGGTCCGGTTCCGGTTTTGAGTATTTCGGTTCGTTTCCGGTTTGGTTCTTCGGTTCCGGTATTTTTTGCCCAAGCCTACTCGTAACTATGTAATGTAATGTAATCAACTTTGGAGTTACATAACACCAGAACCACATTTAGACAAAAGACTCAGGAACTAGTTTCAAACTAATACTAGCCATGACTGATAGCTACTTATAATTTTTCTTTTACGGTCGTATGTCTTTGGTGCTAATTCAATAAATATCGTATTTTCCTTCTCTCGTTGATAAGTCGCAAAGTTACAAAAAGAATCAAATGAATATTTATTAATAAAAAGGAGAATTCGATCAATAATTTAACATATCTGTACAATGCAACAGCAAAAGGAGATACGATACGATCATCCATTCATCCATCACTGTACCCACTTTAACCACACACCACCCAAAATAAATAATTATCGCTAATATGAGGTAAAATATCATGAGATTCTCATTCAATGGCTACGTCCTCCCCGAGATTTACCCGTTGTCGTCGAACCGGTTCCGGATCCAGATCCGGTTGTTGTCGAGGAACTCCCTGAGCCTCTGCTTCCAAAGTACAGATCCGAGAGGTAATTCCCTATATCTTCAGGGGTATATCTGGCATTAAACGCATCTCCTCCCAAACCGAACCGGTTTACCTCGTAAAACTCGGTACAAACCAGCATGAGTTTCTGACTCAGCGAGATTTTAATCCGATCCCTAAGGTTCGGGTCGGGTATAACCCACGATATCTGTTTCCGGTACGCCGCCTCGAACTCGTCGTTGAACCTAGCGAACAGCGCTCTAGCCTCCTCCGGCGTAATCTTCTCCGCGGGATTCTCCGGTAACGACGTCAGCACTTTCCCCCACGCGAGCTTCTCGAACTTCTCCGCGTACTGATTCACCTTCGCCTCGTGCTTCACCACCCAATCGTCTCCGAGAAGGAGCCTCAGGTTAGAGGAACGGACCTTGACGACGACGTATTGGAGATTGTTCGCGAGGAAGAGGTAAGACAGTGCCACGTCTTTATACGGCTGAGCTTTCCCGTCGATTTTGCAGAGAGTGAGGAGAATCACCCACGCGATTCGTTTGGACACCGGAGACGAGTACAAATCCTCCGGATGAGCATCATCTCCGCCGCCGCTGATGAATAAAGACTCCGGCAAAGGAGACGGCACGGTTAGCTGCCAGTTCTCGAAGATGACGGAGATAGACTCGTCGTAATCCGCGAGGAAGGAGAGGTAGTTCATGACGTAACGAGTGAGAGGATGAACGCCGCCGCCGACGATCAGCGTTTTGGACGCTTCCTTCTGAATCGCGGTCTCGAAATCATTCATCATGAACCTAACCGCATCGCCGAGTTTAGCTAACGAGTTGATCACCTGAGACCTAACGGCGGCGGCCGAGTCGAAGTAGAATATCGACTCGATCTCGACGAAGAGGTTCGCGAGCGACTCGTACATGTCGAGGAACCGGAACATCTTCTCCGGCGATAGTTTCTTGATCTTAGCGGCGTGTTCCGGGAAGGCGAAGAGCGCTAAGGCTCCCTCTTGCGTGATATCGGTGAAAGAAGCTTCGACTATGTTAGTGGAGGAGGAGAACACGTGGTCGGCGAGGATCCTCTCGCCGAAGAAGAGTTTCCTAACCGCTAGCTTCGCAGCTTGTAGCCACGACTTGATCTTGGGCTCGAGAATCTCCCAATCCATCTTCTGAATCTGATGCAGAGTCAATCTCTCCACCGATAAGTTATGCAGCGTCTCGTCCACGATAGATCTCCGCACGGTTTTGTAGACATTTACGCATTCTTTAGCGTATCCCGTGGAGATCATACAGTCCGCGATCATTTTGAGATCGTCCATCGCGTCGGAATCTCCGCCGGAGAATCTATGCTCGTCGGCGGCGGCGTTTTCCTCGTACGAGCCGCCTTCGTCTTCCGAGTCGGAGATGCTAGTCACCGTCGAGGTGCTGAATCTTCTCGACGATCTGCAAGACCGTAGAGAGACGGATTCAGGGTGTAGGTACTGTTTATTCTCCTTCAGCACGCGGTGGAACTCAGATTCGAGGAGGTTCATCGCGGACTGCATGAGGTTCTGCGCGTAGATGAGCTTCTCCGAGGAGGGGTTGACGGCGACCAGGCGGTGCATGGTGCTGTGCAAATGCCTGACGACTTCCACGAACTCCGCCGCTTCGCTACGACTGTTTGTGGAGAAGAGGAACTCGTCGGAGGAGGAAGTCCATTTGGATATGACGGTGGTGATGTCCCTCATACACTCTTGCACAGCTGTTTCCGCGAGAGATTGGTGAGCTGTTTGTTTCTCCGGTGGAGGTGATGATCGGAACAAGTGTTTCCCCATTTCTCTGAGCTCTGTGTTGTGTGTGTTGCTCTGTTTATTCCCTCTCTATTAATTGCGTGAAGAGGATACTTTCTTGTTTTTTGTTACTCAACAAAAAAAATAAAACGTCTGGTTTGTTTGTAATCAAGTGAAGAAGATAATAAGAAGAGGAAGGTAGAGGCAGAGAACTATTTATACAAATAACTTTATAAAAGTATTACTTAATTATATAGATACGGACGGCTGATTCAATGGCAGATTGGCATATGTTTGTGTATGTGTATGTGGAGGAGAAATGTTCATTAGTCAAACGCGGTGTCAAATACGACATGACATTTGATAAAGTCAAAGCAAAGAGTTAATTCTGTCTATCCACCAAGTTGTTTATTACATTGCCTGCACTGTAGCTGTAATTTTTTTTGTTTTGTAAAGTTACCGTTAACAAAAGGACTACTAGTATTAAATTATCATATTAGTTGTAATTTATAAGTATACTATTATTAAATGCAGCCAAAATATCAGAAAATAATTTAAATAAATGTAATGGGTGCGTAATAGTAATGTCAAGAGCTGTACAAATCAGGACGGCAAAAACACACAGTTTTAAATGATATTAATATTAATGTTGGTCCATCAGTTACAGATTGTTTCTTGACAGTTGTTTTGCAAGGTAATTCTTAATAGTTATAAGTTATAACAGATCTAATAGAAGACATTTAATTAGAATATGAATTGCAACTGTTAATTAGCTTTCTACCAATACATCTGTTAATTAGGTTTCGAACAAGACATCTATTAATTAGCTTTCTTAGGTATACTACAGTTTTGATATTTTGGGAAACGAGATTGCAAGGAAGGTTCACTTCTCTAGCTTTCAATGTTGAAAGTGTACGCCCTGCCGCCACATAAATGAAATCCACAGTTTTCAAAAGATGTTCAAAGTTCTTAAATTGCCATTATACGACTACTATGTCATAGTATTCTCCATCTATTGCTTATAACTAATACTATCTCCGTTCCTGAAAATATGATGTTTTAGATTTTTTTCTTGTTCCACAAAGATAGATTTTCTATATTGTTAAGGTATTTTTTTATACTTTTGAGGAACATTAATTGATAATATTTGAATTGATTAAATTTTATTGGTGGAAAGTTATTGGAAAGCGTATAAGAAAGTAAAAAATAGATTAAATTATAAACATTTATTAAATTCTTAATATACGCGTATACTCTAGAAAATCTTACTTTCAGCAACACAATTTACTATAATTTAATAATCAGATGTCAAATATAAGATTTGAAGTTTTGAACTAATCAAATACTACCAAATTGATCGAAGACTCCTTAATATCTACTATTTTGTAAAGGAAAAAGAGCTTTATTTTGAAATTAAACTATCTTAAAAAATCACACAACAAATATGTAAGGTTGCATCGTATATTTCAAAATTCAAAATTATACAACTTTAACATTTTCATATATGATAGAATTCAAATTCTATATATTGTGTAATTTTTTATTATGGTTAGTCATTTGTTAATGTTTTAGATAATTTGAATCTTTTACAATATCCTTAGTCTAATATGAAATTACGGAGTAATATTATTCAATAATTTCCTATTTGGAAAAAGGATTTATATGGATCGCAGTGTAATCACTAGTTGGCTTAATTTTTTTATAGAAATGCGTAGATCTAAGTAATATCATAAAACTATAGAGAATGACTGTAATCAGCTGACAATCCATTTGACTACAAAAAATTCAACCGACAATCGAATAAAAAGTAAACTACCAAATTCAACTTTCTCAAAAAAAAAAAAAAAAAAAACTACCAAATTCAGTGTGATCTATTTGATCTACATCCGTAACTATATATCTGAAGAATACTTATGCCCCTTATTTTATACGAGATAGATTTTTTAGATTTTTTTTCTTGTTCCACAAAGATAGATTTTTTATATTGTTAACGTATTTTTTTATACTTTTGAAGAACATTAATTGAGAATATTTGAATTGATTAAATTTCATTGTTGGAAATTAGAAAATGTATAATAAAATAAAAATTAAATTAAATTATAAATATTTATTAAATTCTTAATAAGCGTAGATACTTTAGAAAATCTTACTTTTGGGAATGGAAGAAGTATTATTGGTTCTGGACTTAGTGAAGGAAAAAAAATACAATAATTATTTTTATCTTTTCTAGAAAAAATAAGATAATTCTAAAATAGGAAAAAGCCAATGAAAAAAGAGAATCTAAAGCTAATTCAAAAAAGTAACACGTGCTCGAGTGGTGGGAACTTGCCGACGAGGGATAAAGCTAAAGTCCCATGCATTTCAATTTCAACACATTACGTATGGTCCTCATTCCGCATGGCTCCTAGTGATTTGGATTAGACAAGACTCGAGAGCCGATCCACTCGCCTTCGTTTTAGAGCACTTAGTTTTGTCTTTGTCCTAAACTCCTAATACAATAATGGAGTATATAACAATAAGATATTGACCTCTGTGACCGTTTGTTTACGGGTCTATCCAAATAACCTGTTAACGTATGGATAGTCATAGTCCATCAAAGGCTACTTGGTTTTAAAGAAATATATTCCAATGATTAAAGTTTTAAATCATTGCTAACGTTAGCAAAATTGTAGAATGTTGGCCCTGTAACCATGACCTGAAAACACAGTGATCTGTTGTTGTTAAATTTTGATCTTGCACCCATTCTAAATATTGTAAAATTCCTCGCTTACACTAAGATTCACATTTATAAAAAAAACCGAGGCAGTCTGATCCCGATGTGGTTAAACGTCCTATACTACCATACTGGAATTGAAATTAAATTGAATCTTCATCTCCAGAGATTTAAAATAATCGCTAGTAAAACCCGTAGTTCGGATGAAGGAAATTATAGTGTAGAATCTCGAACAAAATATATTGTTTACTACTTTGCATATAACCCCAACAAGAGTTTAACCAATTGATCTAAGTTTCATTTAAATAAATAAAAAATCCTCTAGATAACTTGATAATTCTATCAGCCTTAGGCCAATGCTTGAGTCTTTGACCAGCTTGTGGTCAAGGGTGGCTCTGCATTCAGGTCTTTTATATATGTAGGTAAAACCGTCCTTATATGCGCACCGTTTTGACTTTTGATAGCGATGAGTTGAACGAAACTACGAACCACGCAAAATGTTGCTTCCTTTCGTTAATATTTCTTTTTTGTAGATTCTTTAATATTATTTGGATATCTGAAGACCAAAAATATACATAACCTTAATTGTATGTTCAACGAATATGGATTGTTTTCGAATATATGATCTTTTACAAGGTGTGAATCATGGACCTCTCGTTTTCACGTCGTCTTATGTTTACGAATTAATAACTTCACCATCAGAAAACGTCTTCGGTCTTTTTTTTTACATGTTTTTTTTAGAAATTCCCAGCTTTATTTTCACAAAAATAAACATCATTAAAGAAAATTACCAAAATAAATTTTACTTAAAGGTAAATATGAATTTATACCCAAAGATTAACTCATCTGAACTTAGTGTTTAGAGCTAAGGGGTGAAGTTTTGGAAATAGAGTTTCAAATTTTAAAAAATAAAAAATTAAAATTAAAATTTTCAAAACAAAAAAAATGCTATTTTGATCATTTTATTTTTTGAATGCTATTTTTGTAACAAAAACTAAAAAAATCTATTTGAGAAAATTGCGCTTGTTTTTTTGTTTCATTTTCGGCTATGGTCAAATAAGATAATAGTACCAATATTCGATTTGCACTTGCACACATTCTATTATTACTTTCAGTTTCTGAAAAATAAAAATAGACAGTTAAGTAAGCATCTCTGATTACCGTATACAACGAAATTGTCGAAGAAATTTTCTCAACTACCTCTTTGTTTGAAGTACTCAAGTGTGTGTAGAAATTAAGAAGGGATCAACGCACAAGACTGATACTCCTCTGGCGTCATGACGTCGCCTTTAAAAAACATGTAAAGGAATACCTTATTATAATGTCTAGCTGTTTACTAGATCAATTCTTTTCCTTTTTTCTCTGAATCATTCTTCTGATGATGACCATGCAGGTGGTACATATTGTTGGTTGTTAGTTGTTACTGCTGTATTTAGAACTTAACTCTCTTGAAGAATATTAAAACGTCCAAAAGCTATAAAATATAAATACAAAATACGTAAACTTATAATTTTTAAAATTGCATATATAATATCCAACAAAATTAAATAAACAAAACATGAAAAATACATGAATTCCCTAACGACTAGTTACTTACTTCTAGCTGGCTGTGAAGGTTCCATCTCAAGAGCCCTCAGCCTTTTCGTATTGGGGAAGTTCTGGAGGTGGCGGTTGGCTTTGTGATTTTTTGTTGTTCAGTAAGTTTTTCGCATATAAAGATCCGAAAACGATGACCTGCATCCAAATGAACTTGGTTAGTCAAATAATCATAAGCATAGTAGTGCCTAAGTTTTTAGTGGAGCTAAAGGTACAAGTTCCAAAGAAAAAATGTAAAGAGGATGGAGGATATACCGATCCAATACATTGCTCCCAGCTAAGCGGATGAGAGAACCAAATGCATGAGAGCATGATGCTTGCAAGCTTTATTAAGACGAGTAATTCATGTTAGAAACGGATTGTGTTAGGCACTGAGTTGGATTGAGAACAGGTATGTATTTTTTTTACCTGTCTTGTTGTCATGATAGCAGCGAATGTTAGAGCACCAAATGTCCTAATGGTGTAAGAAATGAAG
It encodes:
- the LOC106318287 gene encoding exocyst complex component EXO70A1-like, whose amino-acid sequence is MGKHLFRSSPPPEKQTAHQSLAETAVQECMRDITTVISKWTSSSDEFLFSTNSRSEAAEFVEVVRHLHSTMHRLVAVNPSSEKLIYAQNLMQSAMNLLESEFHRVLKENKQYLHPESVSLRSCRSSRRFSTSTVTSISDSEDEGGSYEENAAADEHRFSGGDSDAMDDLKMIADCMISTGYAKECVNVYKTVRRSIVDETLHNLSVERLTLHQIQKMDWEILEPKIKSWLQAAKLAVRKLFFGERILADHVFSSSTNIVEASFTDITQEGALALFAFPEHAAKIKKLSPEKMFRFLDMYESLANLFVEIESIFYFDSAAAVRSQVINSLAKLGDAVRFMMNDFETAIQKEASKTLIVGGGVHPLTRYVMNYLSFLADYDESISVIFENWQLTVPSPLPESLFISGGGDDAHPEDLYSSPVSKRIAWVILLTLCKIDGKAQPYKDVALSYLFLANNLQYVVVKVRSSNLRLLLGDDWVVKHEAKVNQYAEKFEKLAWGKVLTSLPENPAEKITPEEARALFARFNDEFEAAYRKQISWVIPDPNLRDRIKISLSQKLMLVCTEFYEVNRFGLGGDAFNARYTPEDIGNYLSDLYFGSRGSGSSSTTTGSGSGTGSTTTGKSRGGRSH